One window from the genome of Methanothermobacter thermautotrophicus encodes:
- the afpA gene encoding archaeoflavoprotein AfpA: MTEKLRVAWCITGAGEKLTETYAIMKDVKKIYGDRVKIDVFISKAGDQVVKYYGLYRDLETSFDRKWVEINANSPFLAGQVQLGKYDFILVAPCTSNSTAKISLRIGDTLVTNAVIMAQKASVPVYIMPSDYSEGKVVTTLPNGKKLELQITKEDVEHVKRISKMDKTDVFSDPQRIYKIFEEWTYPKDQ, from the coding sequence ATGACAGAGAAACTCAGGGTGGCCTGGTGCATAACCGGGGCCGGGGAGAAACTGACGGAAACCTACGCCATAATGAAGGATGTTAAGAAGATATACGGGGACCGTGTTAAAATAGACGTCTTCATTTCGAAGGCCGGGGACCAGGTTGTGAAATACTATGGACTCTACAGGGACCTGGAGACAAGCTTTGACAGGAAATGGGTTGAGATAAACGCCAATTCACCATTCCTTGCAGGTCAGGTGCAGCTGGGAAAGTATGACTTCATACTTGTTGCACCGTGCACATCCAACAGCACCGCCAAGATCTCCCTGAGAATAGGAGATACACTTGTGACCAACGCCGTTATAATGGCGCAGAAGGCCTCAGTACCTGTCTACATCATGCCATCTGATTACAGTGAGGGGAAGGTCGTAACAACACTCCCCAACGGTAAAAAACTGGAACTTCAGATAACAAAGGAGGACGTTGAGCACGTGAAGAGGATATCAAAGATGGATAAGACAGATGTCTTCAGTGACCCCCAGAGGATATACAAGATATTCGAGGAGTGGACGTACCCCAAGGACCAGTAG
- a CDS encoding ABC transporter ATP-binding protein, which yields MKAIEVRDLRKSFDSGRIRALNGVNLDVDAGEFISIMGPSGSGKSTLLNMIGALDVPDSGTIRVAGRDLSEERDLSRLRAEEIGFVFQLHNLIPNLTALENVEIPMFAVKHENMEERAMELLEYVDLADKADRKPTELSGGERQRVAIARALANDPSIILADEPTGSLDSRTGRRILRKLRELQEDEGVTLVVVTHEPDVAAMASRTIRILDGVIVDDGY from the coding sequence ATGAAGGCCATAGAAGTCAGGGACCTCAGGAAAAGCTTTGACAGTGGGAGGATAAGGGCCCTCAACGGAGTCAACCTTGATGTTGATGCTGGAGAATTCATATCAATAATGGGGCCATCAGGTTCCGGTAAATCAACCCTCCTTAACATGATAGGTGCCCTTGACGTTCCTGACTCCGGCACGATCCGTGTCGCCGGGAGGGACCTCTCAGAGGAGAGGGATCTTAGCCGGCTGAGGGCCGAGGAGATAGGTTTTGTGTTCCAGCTGCACAACCTCATACCCAACCTGACGGCCCTTGAGAACGTGGAGATACCCATGTTCGCGGTGAAACATGAGAACATGGAGGAGCGTGCCATGGAGCTCCTTGAATATGTTGATCTCGCTGATAAGGCTGACCGGAAACCCACCGAGCTATCTGGTGGTGAGCGCCAGAGGGTTGCCATTGCACGTGCCCTAGCCAATGATCCGTCCATAATCCTTGCAGATGAGCCAACCGGGTCCCTTGACTCAAGGACCGGCAGAAGAATACTCAGGAAGCTGAGGGAGCTCCAGGAGGACGAGGGGGTGACCCTGGTCGTTGTGACCCATGAACCAGATGTGGCTGCCATGGCCTCAAGGACCATCAGGATACTGGATGGCGTCATTGTGGACGACGGGTATTGA
- a CDS encoding ABC transporter permease, with translation MRFITLVLKNPFRSRARSLLAITGIAIGIATIVTLGVITEGLKTSTENTLKAGGADFTIVESNVSDMFLSKIDEEYVDRVRNVSGVEDAVGILMAVQPLDDNPYFVLIGIDPAKINMSQIKITEGRTLRDPDADEVIMGKVASENHGKGVGDTIRIKNRDYRIVGIFESGDMQQDSGAFISLRKLQKIEDKEGKVTMIYVKMTRNSRVEDVTDRIEKRYSDLTTIASLEDLQSVDQGLQTIDTATWAISLLAIIIGGIGVINTMIMSVFERTREIGVLKAVGWRDRRILAMILGESVVLTAMAGAVGSVLGVAAIQVLLALGMKGFIEPVYTPEIFMRAFAVAFTVGILGGLYPAYRASRLAPTEALRYE, from the coding sequence ATGAGGTTCATAACACTAGTCCTGAAGAATCCATTCAGAAGCCGTGCAAGGAGTCTCCTTGCAATCACAGGTATTGCAATAGGGATTGCAACCATAGTAACCCTTGGAGTTATAACGGAGGGTTTGAAAACGTCCACAGAGAACACATTGAAGGCAGGAGGCGCTGACTTCACCATAGTGGAGTCCAATGTCTCGGACATGTTCCTCAGCAAGATAGATGAGGAATACGTTGACAGGGTCCGGAATGTGAGCGGCGTGGAGGACGCTGTGGGGATCCTCATGGCGGTCCAGCCACTGGATGACAATCCATACTTCGTATTAATAGGTATAGACCCGGCTAAGATCAATATGAGTCAGATAAAGATAACAGAGGGGAGAACACTCCGGGACCCGGATGCAGATGAGGTCATAATGGGGAAGGTCGCATCCGAGAACCATGGGAAGGGCGTTGGTGACACCATAAGGATAAAGAACCGTGACTACAGGATAGTGGGCATATTCGAGTCAGGAGATATGCAGCAGGACTCAGGAGCATTCATCTCACTCAGGAAACTCCAGAAGATCGAGGATAAGGAGGGCAAGGTCACCATGATATACGTGAAGATGACCCGGAATTCAAGGGTGGAGGATGTCACCGATAGAATCGAGAAGAGGTACAGTGACCTCACAACCATAGCCTCCCTGGAGGACCTCCAGAGTGTTGACCAGGGACTTCAGACCATTGACACTGCTACCTGGGCCATTTCACTCCTGGCCATAATAATAGGTGGTATAGGGGTCATAAATACCATGATAATGTCAGTTTTTGAAAGGACAAGGGAGATCGGAGTTCTGAAGGCCGTTGGCTGGAGGGACAGGAGGATACTCGCCATGATCCTAGGAGAATCTGTGGTACTCACCGCCATGGCAGGTGCTGTCGGCTCAGTGCTGGGAGTCGCGGCGATACAGGTCCTCCTGGCCCTGGGGATGAAGGGATTCATAGAACCTGTCTACACCCCTGAAATCTTCATGAGGGCCTTTGCAGTGGCATTCACCGTAGGTATACTGGGAGGGCTTTACCCTGCCTACCGGGCGTCAAGGCTTGCCCCTACAGAGGCCCTGAGGTACGAGTAG
- a CDS encoding NfeD family protein, translating to MGPESWIIIAAICLIGEMLTTGFFLLWFAFGALAAAALGYLGFDTTAQFITFVAVSAVLLGVSRPFAARITGEPSKKAVSDRLIGRKGVVMEAISPKNSGLVKVDGETWRAKSATVLDAGEDVIVKSIEGVKLVVEKLEE from the coding sequence ATGGGACCTGAGTCATGGATAATAATAGCAGCCATATGCCTCATAGGTGAGATGCTCACAACGGGCTTCTTCCTACTATGGTTTGCCTTCGGAGCACTGGCAGCAGCGGCCCTCGGCTACCTTGGCTTTGACACTACAGCGCAGTTCATAACATTCGTCGCTGTTTCAGCTGTCCTCCTTGGAGTTTCAAGGCCATTCGCAGCACGCATAACCGGCGAACCATCAAAAAAGGCAGTATCCGATAGACTGATAGGGAGAAAGGGAGTTGTGATGGAGGCAATCAGCCCCAAGAACTCTGGCCTGGTGAAGGTTGATGGCGAAACATGGAGGGCCAAATCAGCCACAGTGCTTGATGCGGGTGAGGATGTAATTGTGAAGTCCATTGAGGGCGTTAAACTCGTAGTTGAAAAACTGGAGGAATAG
- a CDS encoding SPFH domain-containing protein, with amino-acid sequence MILELIIVLVLLVLAFKSLKILRPYEKGVVERLGKYQRTVESGLVVIIPFIEAIKKVDMREQVVDVPPQEVITKDNTVVVVDCVIFYEVVDPFNAVYNVVDFYQAITKLAQTNLRNIIGDLELDQTLTSREMINTQLREVLDEATDKWGTRVVRVEIQRIEPPGDIVEAMSKQMKAERMKRAAILEAEGYKQSEIKRAEGDKQAAILEAEGKAEAIKKVADANKYREIAIAEGQAKAILSVFRAMHEGDPTNDIIALKYLEALEKVADGRATKILLPVEATGILGSIAGISEMLSDPEDKGSSEDKKESQQVEKSEKQ; translated from the coding sequence ATGATACTTGAACTGATAATAGTACTGGTACTCCTTGTACTGGCATTCAAGAGCCTCAAGATACTAAGACCCTACGAGAAGGGTGTTGTCGAGAGGCTTGGTAAATACCAGAGGACCGTGGAGAGCGGACTCGTGGTCATAATACCCTTCATAGAGGCCATAAAGAAGGTCGACATGAGGGAACAGGTGGTTGATGTCCCCCCACAGGAGGTCATAACCAAGGACAACACGGTTGTGGTGGTGGACTGCGTCATATTCTATGAGGTGGTTGATCCATTCAATGCAGTCTACAACGTAGTTGACTTCTACCAGGCCATAACCAAACTTGCCCAGACCAACCTCAGAAACATAATAGGTGACCTTGAACTCGACCAGACCCTCACATCAAGGGAGATGATAAACACCCAGCTACGTGAGGTGCTTGACGAGGCCACAGACAAGTGGGGAACCAGGGTCGTCCGTGTGGAGATACAGCGCATAGAACCGCCGGGTGACATCGTTGAGGCCATGTCAAAGCAGATGAAGGCTGAACGTATGAAGAGGGCGGCCATCCTTGAGGCAGAGGGATACAAGCAGTCAGAGATAAAGAGGGCTGAGGGTGATAAGCAGGCAGCCATCCTTGAGGCAGAGGGTAAGGCAGAGGCCATAAAGAAGGTCGCAGATGCCAACAAGTACCGCGAGATAGCAATAGCAGAGGGACAGGCCAAGGCCATACTATCAGTTTTCAGGGCCATGCATGAGGGTGACCCCACAAATGATATAATAGCACTCAAGTACCTTGAGGCCCTTGAGAAGGTTGCCGATGGAAGAGCAACAAAGATACTGCTCCCGGTGGAGGCCACAGGCATCCTTGGATCCATTGCAGGAATCTCAGAGATGCTCTCAGATCCAGAAGACAAGGGAAGCTCAGAGGACAAAAAGGAATCACAGCAGGTTGAAAAATCTGAAAAACAGTGA
- a CDS encoding carboxymuconolactone decarboxylase family protein gives MKEDVFYGKGMVHVKEDYPDIYEAVVKLNEAAYTGKVLDYRTQKLIALGITASNSDDRAVKKQIQSAINEFGVTKDEIVDVLRVVLLTSGNPPFVKAMRILYEVLGD, from the coding sequence ATGAAAGAGGATGTTTTCTATGGGAAGGGCATGGTGCACGTGAAGGAGGACTACCCTGACATCTATGAGGCGGTTGTTAAACTGAATGAGGCCGCCTACACAGGTAAGGTCCTTGATTACAGGACACAGAAGCTCATAGCCCTCGGGATAACAGCATCAAACTCCGATGACCGTGCAGTTAAAAAACAGATACAGAGTGCAATAAACGAGTTCGGAGTCACAAAGGATGAGATAGTTGATGTCCTGCGTGTTGTTCTCCTCACATCAGGCAATCCACCCTTCGTCAAGGCCATGAGAATACTCTACGAGGTTCTTGGGGACTGA
- a CDS encoding 50S ribosomal protein L15e: protein MYRYVKDAWKNPKDSYVRELMWERAPKWRRDPVIKRIERPTRIDRARALGYRAKPGYIIVRTRVRRGSQRKTRFKAGRRPKRMGVKKITTAKSIKRIAEERVARKYPNMEVLNSYWVWEDGKYKFYEVILVDPNHPAIKNDPKINWICEKQHRGRVFRGLTSEGKKNRGLRNRGKGAEKVR, encoded by the coding sequence ATGTACAGATACGTTAAAGATGCATGGAAGAATCCAAAGGACTCCTATGTAAGGGAGCTAATGTGGGAGAGGGCTCCTAAGTGGAGAAGGGATCCCGTAATTAAGAGAATAGAAAGACCAACCAGAATAGACCGTGCAAGGGCACTGGGTTACAGGGCAAAACCTGGATACATAATTGTAAGGACACGTGTAAGGCGTGGAAGCCAGAGGAAAACCCGGTTCAAGGCAGGTAGAAGGCCCAAGAGGATGGGTGTAAAGAAGATAACCACCGCAAAGAGTATCAAGAGGATCGCAGAGGAGAGGGTTGCAAGGAAATACCCCAACATGGAGGTCCTCAACTCCTACTGGGTCTGGGAGGATGGAAAGTACAAGTTCTATGAGGTCATCCTCGTGGATCCAAACCACCCTGCCATAAAGAATGACCCCAAGATAAACTGGATCTGTGAAAAACAGCACAGGGGACGCGTCTTCAGGGGCCTCACAAGTGAAGGCAAAAAGAACAGGGGCCTCAGGAACAGGGGTAAAGGGGCTGAGAAGGTAAGGTAA
- a CDS encoding RNA-binding protein, which produces MIHNISYRLMVYGTEDEEKVLEALRNVIPGATPEREKAEGYHGNPITVLRGRLDRRRALREFMDEFREVFRGRMDELEDRFDENGNLFLRLDKQKALEGVWEPVRHGDAIHLKIKVEAYPAKREVAVENIRKILE; this is translated from the coding sequence ATGATACACAACATCTCCTACCGCCTCATGGTATACGGTACAGAGGACGAGGAAAAGGTCCTCGAGGCCCTCAGAAACGTAATCCCGGGGGCCACACCCGAAAGGGAGAAAGCCGAGGGATACCATGGAAACCCCATCACGGTCCTCAGGGGAAGGCTGGACCGCAGAAGGGCCCTCAGAGAATTCATGGATGAATTCAGAGAGGTCTTCAGGGGCCGCATGGACGAACTTGAGGACAGGTTCGACGAGAACGGTAACCTTTTCCTTCGGCTGGACAAGCAGAAGGCCCTTGAGGGGGTCTGGGAACCCGTGAGGCACGGTGATGCAATCCACCTGAAGATCAAGGTGGAGGCCTACCCCGCAAAGAGGGAAGTTGCGGTCGAGAACATCAGGAAGATACTTGAATGA
- the rnp3 gene encoding ribonuclease P protein component 3 gives MKFFDFHIQGRDHDSSLRLLLEASRLGYHGGVLVYPSERYSDLKSDFESLRENPELQDFEIACGVMIRASDPRDMRRSVNRFRKKADVIYVSGGNLKVNRAACESRRVDILSAPYTSRRDPGINHVLSREAARNGVAIELPLADVIGSWLKVRARVLEHFREILKLQRKFGFPLVLTSRASTIYDLRAPRDIINLAECFGMKAQEAEKSLTSTPASILEDSGNRQLMIADGVRLLPES, from the coding sequence ATGAAATTCTTTGATTTCCACATACAGGGCAGGGACCATGATTCCAGTCTGAGACTCCTCCTTGAGGCATCACGCCTCGGCTACCATGGCGGAGTTCTGGTATACCCCTCTGAGAGATACTCTGACCTCAAGTCAGACTTCGAATCCCTCAGGGAGAACCCTGAACTCCAGGACTTCGAGATAGCCTGTGGTGTAATGATAAGGGCATCTGACCCCCGTGATATGAGGAGATCAGTGAACAGATTCAGGAAAAAGGCTGACGTGATCTATGTCTCAGGGGGTAACCTGAAGGTTAACAGGGCAGCATGTGAGAGTCGCAGGGTCGACATCCTGTCAGCACCCTACACTTCAAGGAGGGACCCTGGCATCAACCATGTACTTTCAAGGGAGGCTGCAAGAAACGGTGTGGCCATTGAACTCCCCCTTGCGGACGTCATCGGGTCATGGCTCAAGGTCCGTGCGAGGGTCCTTGAACATTTCAGGGAGATCCTGAAACTCCAGAGAAAGTTCGGTTTTCCACTGGTCCTCACCAGCAGGGCTTCCACAATCTATGACCTGAGGGCCCCGCGTGATATCATTAACCTCGCCGAATGCTTCGGTATGAAGGCCCAAGAGGCAGAGAAATCCCTCACTTCCACCCCCGCATCAATACTCGAGGACTCAGGGAACCGTCAGCTAATGATCGCAGATGGAGTTAGACTACTCCCTGAGAGTTAA
- the rnp2 gene encoding ribonuclease P protein component 2, producing the protein MKILPPTLRVPRRYIAFEVISERELSREELVSLIWDSCLKLHGECETSNFRLWLMKLWRFDFPDAVRMRGILQCQRGYERRVMMALTCAHHYGGVRVAIHILGLSGTIRSATQKFIKPSKKDKY; encoded by the coding sequence ATGAAAATACTTCCACCCACCCTGAGGGTCCCCAGGAGGTACATAGCCTTTGAGGTGATCAGTGAGAGGGAACTCTCAAGGGAGGAACTTGTCTCACTCATCTGGGACAGCTGCCTCAAGTTACATGGGGAATGTGAAACATCAAATTTTCGTTTATGGCTCATGAAGCTCTGGAGGTTCGATTTTCCAGACGCAGTCAGGATGAGGGGCATACTCCAGTGCCAGAGGGGATATGAGAGGAGAGTTATGATGGCCCTCACATGCGCCCACCACTACGGCGGTGTGAGGGTCGCCATCCACATCCTCGGCCTTTCAGGGACGATACGATCTGCAACACAAAAGTTTATTAAACCTTCCAAGAAAGATAAATACTGA
- the psmA gene encoding archaeal proteasome endopeptidase complex subunit alpha, protein MQPLQSAGYDRAITVFSPDGRLFQVEYAREAVKRGTTSLGVKSKEGIVLVVDKRPTSKLVEPKSIEKIFQIDEHIGAATSGLVADARAIIEKARLEAQINRITYNEPIRVESLAKKICDMKQMYTQHGGVRPFGTALIIGGVNGRGCRLFETDPSGALIEYKATAIGAGRPAAMEEFEKKYSDDMNLNQAIELALDAVYEATEGKTTPESVEIAVIEAADKKYRRLPDDEIRDHVEELLIRKEKEEEE, encoded by the coding sequence ATGCAACCACTTCAGAGCGCAGGATATGATAGGGCCATCACAGTATTCAGCCCGGATGGCAGACTATTCCAGGTGGAATATGCAAGGGAAGCCGTTAAAAGAGGAACCACTTCCCTTGGAGTGAAATCAAAGGAAGGAATAGTTCTTGTTGTGGACAAGAGACCCACAAGCAAGCTGGTTGAACCGAAATCCATAGAAAAGATATTCCAGATAGATGAACACATCGGGGCTGCAACATCCGGACTGGTGGCGGATGCACGTGCAATAATTGAGAAGGCAAGGCTTGAGGCCCAGATAAACAGGATAACCTACAACGAACCAATAAGGGTTGAAAGCCTGGCCAAGAAGATATGTGACATGAAACAGATGTACACCCAGCATGGAGGTGTCAGGCCCTTCGGAACGGCTCTCATAATTGGTGGTGTCAATGGCAGAGGTTGCAGACTCTTCGAAACAGACCCCAGCGGTGCCCTCATAGAGTACAAGGCCACGGCTATAGGGGCTGGAAGGCCCGCAGCAATGGAGGAATTTGAGAAGAAGTACAGCGACGACATGAACCTCAATCAGGCCATAGAACTGGCACTCGACGCGGTTTATGAGGCCACCGAGGGTAAAACAACACCTGAAAGTGTTGAGATAGCTGTTATAGAAGCCGCAGATAAGAAATACAGAAGGCTTCCTGATGATGAGATCAGGGATCATGTCGAGGAGCTCCTGATCAGGAAGGAAAAGGAGGAAGAGGAGTAA
- a CDS encoding ribosome assembly factor SBDS, which produces MVSLEDAVIARLESHGERFEVLVDPDLAAEFRREDSDVSVEDVLAVQEVFRDARKGDKASEEAMRKVFETADPLDVTQIILRRGTIQLTADQRRQMIEDKRLKIINKIAREAINPQNGLPHPPKRIEKAMEEARVHIDPFKTVDEQINIVLKAIRTKIPIKFEKVRVAIRIPGEKAGSAYGVISNFGKITNEEWQSDGSWIAVVEIPGGLQDSFYQKLSELTGGNVETRLIK; this is translated from the coding sequence ATGGTCAGCCTTGAAGATGCAGTTATCGCCCGGCTTGAATCCCATGGTGAGCGATTCGAGGTCCTTGTGGACCCTGATCTGGCAGCAGAGTTCCGCAGGGAAGACTCTGATGTAAGTGTTGAGGATGTACTAGCGGTTCAGGAGGTTTTCAGGGACGCCAGGAAGGGTGATAAGGCATCTGAGGAGGCCATGAGGAAGGTCTTTGAAACAGCGGATCCACTTGATGTAACACAAATAATACTCAGAAGGGGGACAATACAGCTCACTGCAGACCAGAGAAGGCAGATGATAGAGGATAAACGCCTGAAGATCATCAACAAAATTGCACGTGAGGCTATAAACCCCCAGAACGGACTTCCTCACCCTCCAAAGAGGATTGAAAAGGCCATGGAGGAAGCCAGGGTTCATATTGATCCATTCAAGACCGTTGACGAACAGATCAACATAGTCCTGAAGGCCATCAGAACCAAGATTCCAATTAAATTTGAGAAGGTCAGGGTGGCCATCCGTATACCCGGGGAAAAGGCAGGGTCAGCCTACGGTGTAATATCAAATTTTGGTAAGATAACCAACGAGGAATGGCAGAGTGACGGATCATGGATAGCCGTGGTTGAAATACCTGGAGGTCTTC